tcctcttcgttttgcCACGCGCGGCGCGCCCGCGCTTTCAGCTGCAGCCTGTCTTTGCGtcgttctgtgtctccgctgtccttCAGTGTTGCTTTCTGCACCTGGTCTCGCCGGCGGATATTTCCCGCTCCTTCCACAGCCTCTGCCCACCTCTCCCGTTCGATCCAGTGAGCCTTTCAACTTTCGTCGCATGTGCAGCGACGCCACACACAGTCGGGGGAGGGCCGAAACGGCGAAACGATCTAGCGTTTCCACAGAGGGCCGTGAGTTTCCGGAGGGCGTGCGTAAGGGAGGCAAGGCGTTGCATCTCGGGTGTAGCGACACCCCGGTGGGGTCCGAGGCGCGAGTTGACGCGGACCgtggggtgtacatacacctgacGCAAGAGGCGACGGCAACTTGGGCACCTGTTTTCTCGTCATTTTCGTGCTGAAAGCCTGACACGCCCGAACCTTCCACATACCTACTCGCGCGCGAGTCGACGCTCCACCTCGAATTTCCTTTTCTACGCAGGTCGCCGACATTCCCGAGGCAAAGCGCGTGTGCGCGTGCTGCACGACGCGCCTCGAGCGCGGTAGGTTCCGGtcctgccttcgccctctctccctgtcgttTTGTTTCCCCGGTTTTCTCTGCGCCGTCTAGCTGGGGctgagggggggggggggggggactcGCGAGAGCACATGAGCGTTACTCGAGAGGCGTGAAGGCGgtttcgcgcctcttttTTGCGTGGTCTCATCTCGTACTTTTGATCGTGGGGAGCCGTTGCGGAACCAAATGCAAGTCGCTTTTCTGACAGCCCAGAGGCCGACGCGTGTCTCTTTGGCGTTTGATGCTGTatctgccttctcgcccttcccttCTCAGGTGGTTCGCAGTGCCCAGACTGTGGAGAGATTTTCTGCCAGTGAGCGACGCTTCGCCCACAGACGTCTGAAGATTCCGCGGCTTTTCACGCGGAGAAGGCCGTCGATGTTTCGTTGTAGTTACCACCGAAGTTTTCGCCTCGCAGCTCCTTTGCCgccggtgtacatacacacacagtcCAGatgcctcgttctctctcaggGATCATCGTCTTTGTAGAGGTCGTGAAAAAGCGCCCCAAGGTGCCTGTGTGGTTGGAGCTCTCTCTACAGGGCATGCGCCAGTGGTTCTCCATACTCGTGTCACTCCCATCTCAGGTGTGTAGCGCCTACAGAAGAGGCGTTGTGAGAGACACTCGGGCCGGGGGGAACGGAGGGAGGACACCGTAGCTCTCGGGTTGTCTGCAAACACACCGTTTGTGCAGATTGTGTTTGCTTCCCAGCGACTGCGACGTGTACACCCACGAACAACTCCGGCAatgcgccttctgcgtcatGCGCGACATTACGACGCTCGACGACGAGTCCGTTGTTGGCGCCACGGCCGCTTTGCCGGGCGTCTCTCAATCTGGCGTGTCTTCTGAGGAGCCCAGCGACCGCGCCGACGGGGCCGCAGCGCtcgtgcctctcgcttccggcTAGAGGGCGGCGAATTTCAATTTTCCCGCAGCGGTGTGTCCAGGCGCTACGTTCTGGCCCTTCCTCCCTCGAGTTTCGTGCTTTTCGCGCAGGCTTCGCTGTGCTCGGGGAGAGGTTCGTGCAGGTGCGGGGACGCGGAGTCTTGGAGCTCATGCCCGTCGAGGACTCAGATCCTTTTATGGCCGCTTTTTCCGCCTATCGCTCCTCGTGGCATCAcctgtttctcgtctccagcaAATGCAGTTCTCGCCCTGTGACCagctctgccttttcccgtaccccgtctctctgcgttttcctctggcCGGTCTTCCGGGCGGCTCGTTTTTACGCCTTTCCCgatctttctcgcttttctgttcGTCTTCGGGGGCACTTGGCCAGAGAGCCCAAGTGCACGGTTTCTAGTGGAACTCGGACGTGAGGGAACCGTGAGGTGAGGTGGTTAGGTTCGGCAAGACATTTTAAAGCAAAAAGGTGTTTCTTTTCAACGCTGCACTCAGGCTGTGGAGTCTGAGCAATGTCATCTGCCTCGGGCCAGGTCTTTTTGGCGCGAGGAAACGTGTACGCGTGTCTTTTTCCACTCCCGTCGGGAGGCCGTTGCCTCTTCGCGTCACACAGTGCGCTGGGGTTTTGCGACAAAAAGGAGGGATTCCACTCACTTGTTGGCCCTCCGGTAAAACACCTGCAGTATGGCTCACGCACGCGTGGCCGCATGCTGCGCGCCTggcgaaaggaaaaaacgcggttCGAAGGTTCCCGATGCCCACTCGCGCACCGGACCGGAAAGCTGTTTTTTCCGAGGGGGGCTGAGGTGTATCTGTCGACGCGCCACAAAAGAAAGCCGCCTCCATCGCAGCCGGTAAAACGCCGTTCGCCCTGCCGGGAAAGTTGCTGGGACGGGTAAACTGTAAGGCGAACGCATTGCGTAGAGTCTCCAGCGTGCAGTCGGCGGCGCCTGGCTGCATCGCGCTGGTCTCTATTTCCGATCGCGCGTGGATCGAGAAGACCAAGGACAGTGACGCGCTGGCGAGAGTCCGGTGTGACGGGGGCAGAAAACCGTTTCGGTTTcgacacggagaagagagccgtGCACGCGTCTAGGCCTGTGCAGCTTGCGTCGTTACATTCAGGAGCATACCGCTCTACTCGATGGCCTTACGCGTCTACTTGCGCGGGTGTAGACAGTCGCCGAGAGGGAGGTGCCCGACGGAATGTAGATCGGCAGTCCCTTTTTCGTGGCACACACAGGGCCGAGCGGTGCACACAAAACGGATTGTGTTTCGCAGCCTAGAACGGCGCCTTCCCGATGGTAGTCTGTGCGGAATACTTTGGTCCACTGATACTAACGATAATGGATTTGGTAATGGCCTATATGTAGCGTGAGGGAAcccagagaaacgcgaaagcgcTCTCCAAacgagaggcggagcgaaCGAGAAACGTGGAAACCAACTCCAGGCGAAAGAGGTTCGGGGTGTATCAGGGTGACTCGGCCAAAGGCCACTAGCTGTttgtgcctgtctccgggGCAGTCCGGTGGCCGAGGGGATTGCCGAAAACCCAAACTTCCGCCCAGAGCCGAAACGGACGCGCGAGCAGTCGGATGTCCACTCGCGCGAGTTTCTAGGCTCTCTACAGCGTCACACACAAACGTGGGTTTCGCGAACTTCCTGCCTTCCCCGCGGAGTCGCCCGCGAGAGGCGTGTTGCCCACGCGCTTCCGCGAAGAGCTGCGAGAGGATAGGCTCTCAAGCATCCCCAGAAGTAAAGTTTGCACGCCGTGAAcactgcgtcttctctgaaAGTGCAGGAAGTACAGGGGAGTCACACTTTTAAAACCCCACATTTTTGTATACAAATTGGGCGCGAATAGGATACCCACTTGTGGGGGCCTGGTGCTTCCCGATGGTGGTCTGTAAAGGGAGTACAAAGGTCTGTTTATTAGtagaagaaaaaacgagaactTCGTTTCCCCCCCGGTCGGCTCGGCCGATTGTTTTTTAGGCGAGTTGGTGGTGCCATGTTTTTGTATCTGGACTGGCCGAGAACGGGGGCTGTCTTGGATTTTTGCGCCTTCAGAAACACCGGCGCAGCGCGTCTTACAGAGCGTCCGTGTTGACAGCGATTTCCCCTGGCGCGCTGCGGATAGCTGGACGCAGGAAAACGTTGATTCTCGTCTCGGCTCTTTGCTGTTTTTCCGCAGGTGGATGAACCGGTTTCTGTCGGGAAAACCCGCGCGGGTTTTCCACCCTCCTGGACAAAATCGACGCGATTCAGGCGTTTCTGTCTtggcggcgagcgacggggaagaaagatCGGAGACTCCGCTCCCCTCAGATGTGTGCGCACGAGCCGCTGTTTCTTTCCCCATTTCTTCCCACTTGTTCACAGATCCGACGCATTTTCTCAGGGAAAACAGTTCGTGCAGGGGTTTTCTGTTCTGTTTGCGAGGAAGACTGTGCTCGTGTGCCGCGCGTCGTTTTTCGCGCGTgtgctttctccctccgaTTCGCCGTCTGGGAGCGACGCGTTCCCGGAACAGCCGTCCGTCTTTTCGAGTCTCCTTTTCACTCACCTTCTTACCCGTTCACCTCTTTTGTGGTCTTTTGATTCGCCTCATCCTGCCTCCGCCCTTGCGTTTCTCCCCGcccgctttctctgcatgtcCCGCGCAAGACGCCtgctctctgtgtgtcttcctgcgtcctctctgctggcCCTGAGCGTTTTCTTACCCaccttcgctctcctcgttttcttccaaAGTCCCGAGCGTCAACAAAGGCGCACCACAGTTCACCCGCgctgcgaagacgcggaaacaAAGACACAAGGTAGTGCGCGCCGCGAGGAGAAGCACGGCGAGGGAACGGGAATCTTCCAGTTCTCTGCTTTACCTGGCGGTGCGGCgtgtccttctcctttctccaggtgactttttcttttctcaccATGGCGTCTGCCTCCCCTCGCTCGGTTCTTTCCCCCGGGAAGAAGCAGTCGCTCTCGCACTTGAcatctccgtcctcgtccgcGAAACGGAActcttctctgtcggcgcgtctctcgccgcttcaAAAGAGCGACTCTCTGCACGGGCGCCCAAGCGCCAGCaagcaagacgaagaaacgaaggaaaacagccTGCGCGCAGCCGCTTCTGTCCGCTCCTCTCTGGGCAAGGCGACACTCTCGACGGGAATTCCGTCGCCGCTGTTCAAAAAGCATAAAGGCGAGGCATCTCTCGAAGCGAAGGACGTGAACGGTTCGTTCGAGGGGAAACACGGAAAGCACACGTCCCCGCTTCGGCCTTCGCCGTCGGGTGTACCTACACCTCAAGGGGCTTCGGAGAAGCGGCACGCCCAGAAGACCggtccgctgtctccctcccctctttctttcgcgtcACCTGCTTCCGCGAGTATCGCGACCAAGGGCGGTCTCCgcaagaaagaggcgaaaagggaacagaccgacgcggcgagaggagacggagaaggccgcaAAGTGCGAGCgccgaaggagaaaggcgacgtctctccgaaaagcgagaagtcTGTCCCGTCGGCTGAAAAACAAACTCCACAGGCGCGCAGCACGCACTCGCCGGGGTTGCCGCTGCGGGGAGTGCCGGGCGAGCGCGGGGACACCTCGAAGACGCAAGACGCCCAGCGTGTACACCTGACGAAGGAAGGCTCTCGAGATCCTGGCCAGGTCCGCGCGTTCAAAGCGGCAAGgccagagaagggagagaaggagcgaacCTCGAGCAACGCCGGCAGACATGCGGTGcacggcggcgcgcctccctccCAGGACAAACTCAAGTTTCAATCGGCGGCGCCGCGTCCAGCCTCAAAGCCGAGACTGGCGCCTGCGACTGGCTCACCTCCGGTGCGCCCCAGtgcagaaaagacggaaagcaCCGACAGCGCAGCCCAGAGATCTGTCCCTCGCGTGGCGCTCTCGAGACGCCCAGCCGCCGCCGTCCCCCGACACCCCATTCCGCACTTGACGCTCCCGCGCATCGCTGAGCTCGCCGCGAtgagtgtacagacaccgcaggcGGTTGGCGAAGCTGCGAAGACCTCGAAGCCtgcaggagcgagaagaggggaggaaaagaaggcctCGCGAGACaaggcggcgcatgcagacgcgccCGAGGCTTCCGCTTCTGCGCTGGACATGGCCACGATTTCCTCGCTGGACTTGAGCGaaagggaggcagaggacgTGGCCGACCTCGCGTGCTACAAAAGTCTAAAGAGACTCGACCTGAGCGGGAACAAACTGACGGGCGGTCTCGGGTTTCTGGCCATGAACATTCAACTGCGCTGGCTCAAGGCCGCCCGGAGCCTGctcgagggcggagacgtGCTCAAACAGGCTCTGATGAACCTCGCCAACCTCGTCGTTCTCGATCTAAGCAGCAATCAGGTGAGACCTCGAGTCTCGAGCGACGTGCCTTGTCAGACGCGATGCACATCGTCCGTTTTTGTGTGGAAGAGGCAAACACTCTCAGCCGATTCCAGTGAACAGAACCACACACTTCCACATCTACTACACGTCAGTGTGCATGTACACATGTACCAatgtacatctatatatatatatatatgtataatgCGTCGCTaacatgcgtatatatatatatatatatcactTGAGTATGTTAAGGTATTTGAGAACATGTGTGGTTGTGCTACGTTTGTGCGTGGTATCGTCCCTGGGCTCTCGTGGGGTGTCTTTCGGAGAGtcttcttttgtcttcttttttgcatgcagatcaCCCGCCTCGAGGCCTTTGCGCCGCTGAAGGCCCTGAAAACGCTCGTCCTCAGTGAAAATCAAATCCGTAAGATCCCTGAGAgcagagcggaagagagagtcgCTGAGACGCGCGTGTGCTCTCTTTTGTGTCCTCGCCTCCAatctcccccccccccccaaaccCCCGCCCGAAGCTCCATTTGTCTTGCCTGTCCGTTGCCATCTTTCCCTTTGAGTCGACACAGGAGCGCTTCTACGtgctctgttttcttctctcttgtctccggTGTAGAtacctctctgtctttcctcccgcttctcgcccgtcGCTTCCGGTATCgtctttccactttttctcccttgttttctcttttcgcgctcttcggTTTCGTCCTTGTGCGTGCGCTCCACCTTCCAGTCGGGTGTTTTGCATTTttggcgccttctctccctgcagAAAGGGTCTCGTTCGGGGTTCCGCCTCTCAACAGCCTCGAGTGTCTGAGTAAgtttcgcctctgttttGGCGCGTCCAGTTTTCTTTCGAGGAAAAAGCTGAAGCGACAGTGCCTCTCACtggttctcttccctcgccgtcgccgctgccgtGTTGCTCCATgctcgcttttcctttttcctgttctgTGGCCACGTCAGTATTGTCTCGGAACAGAATTCAAGAAGTGGAAAAACCCCCAAAGCCCCTGACACAGCTGAAGAAGCTGTCGCTCTCAGACAATCGCCTCAAGGTAAGAcagctcgcctctctctagggtctcctcttctgcctctctctctcccttccctagtttgtttgctctctccctttccgtcttcctcttgtctccGTGATTTCATCTTTTCCCTCTGAtctctttttccgctgcGCGTAGACGTTCCCTTTTTGCGGTCAGTTTCCTGCGTTGCTGGAGCTGCGTCTGAACGGGAacagccttctctctgtcggcaCCGGCGTCACCTGCATGTCCGAGCTGAAGATCCTCGATCTCGGCAGAAACCAACTCCACCGGATAGAGTGAGACAAAAcgccgagggaagaaacgcgagcaGAGTAAAAGATAacagaaacgagggaaaagcgagagaatgGACAAAGCGCTCCTTTCGCTCCGCATGAGCGCCTTCAATTTCTGAGGCGTATCCGAACTCGCTCGGGCAACTGCCCGCGGCTTCAGAGCCTGTTTGTTTTTGGCCGCATGTGTTTTCAGGGGCGTGAAGGCTCTCGCGGATCACCTGAAACTCAATCAGTTGAATATTCTCGGCAATCCGCTGATGAGCGTCGCTTCGATCTTGGTGAGACGCAGTCTCGAACGGGCGCTCCGTGGATTTCAAAGGAACCGTTccgtgtctgtttttcctggtGCATCGCGTAAAGACACTCTCTCTGCAAGGCTCTCTCACCCACGCCTATCCCCGGTGGagcttcgtttttctccctcaccaaaaaaacaaaacagacATCTTCCTTCAGCCGTAACTGGACTGTCCGGGTCTGCCattgtgtcttcctctctcgttttctcatctcctctgtgtctcgttttctcgtcctcttcctctctcgttttctcgtcctctcgtctcttctctctcgtttcctgtgtcaacatctttcttctcgctgggTTGCTCGCGGGGATCACTGCTAGGATCTCCTGGCGTTCTCTGGTGTGCGTCTCCACAGAAGGAGGTCGAGACGCAGGTTGTGGCGACTCTGCCGAATTTGAAGATTTTCAATGCGAAACCGTTGCAGCCGCGGCGGGAAAATCCTCGCAAGGTGCTGTGGAAACAGCGGCAAGAGGCGGCGCGTAATCTCGcgcggagcggcgaggagctGAAAGCGGGCACGGAGACACTTGGAGACACCTCGGCGAGGGGCGTGAAACACGCAGAGCCTTCGGGTGGCGTCTGCCACGCGAAGCCCGCGAAAAAACtttcgcatgcaggcgcgacggaagaaacgaaggcgaacgAGAAGCCGCAGCCACCCCTCAAGCGCGCGGCGCCcagtctcgcctccgcctcgccgaaaaagaagaaactgTAAAACGTTCAGGAACGAGGACGCAAaggaagcgcatgcagttgtgCGAGGGACTGCGCTCggcaagagaaacgcgcccccgaagagaaggacaggagacgagtcaacgggggggggggggggggggggatcAGGGGTTTTGGAATCTCGAGCGTCGTGGATTTTCAAAGCGGAACCTGGAGAAGCAAAAccaagacgagaaaagagcgcaGAGTGAAAATGGCgtcgagagaacgcgcgagaaagtcCACACCTTGAACGGAGGGGTAAAGCAAAGACGGGATCAGTCTCAAGCGTGGGCGTGTGTCTATCTTTcatctcgtctctctgcttttcgcTTTCCGTGTTTTTGGCCGgtcctttctcttgtctAGGCATCGCATGCTTTCGTTCCGGCAATGCCGGGCGAGCCTGAAAACGGCCGACTGTCGGTTTTTTTTCGAAATTTTTCTTTttgagagaggaggcgccgcTTGCCTTTCCACGTGTCCGTTCTTTGAATTGTCAAAAGTGCCTTTTCTTGTCTTGCTCCCGAGTTAAACTTTCGCCCGGGaagttctgtctctttcccgcgACACGGAAGCAAACAGGCTGTTTCCTCACGACCGACGCGTCGCGCGCTCCTCTGGATCTTTTTGAAGTTCGGACCTCTCTCCCAGCAGCCTCACGCCTGCCTTCTGATCTGTCGTTGgacgttttcttttccactgttctctcttctttctccgtttcttttctctacCCCTCTCATCCTCTcatcttccctctttcttctctgtctcgtccctttctcctttctgcgttattttccttctcccctcgtctgtgtctccctttcctccttttctttttctcttttccctcgtgCTGAGTCGACTCGGGAGATGAGTCCTTTCCACGACGCGGTACTCGGGCGCAGCCTGTTTGGGAAAAACCACGCAAcgctctctgcctgcagGAAACCGGCGTGGAGAGTCTTCGTTGGGAGAGTCGAAAATAAAACGCGCGCGTTTTCAAAGCGACCTGGACAAACGCTCGAGACGTGAACGGCTGCGTGGAGAGACCTGGCatgaaaaaacgcgaaagacgcgagcAGGAAAACGTGGCCTcgggcggaggcgaggcgcgcacgCGAACCCCTGAAGGTTTCCCGAAGGGGTCTATCCTGCATCCTTGCCAGGCGGAGACTCCGCGTGCGCGCCAGcacaaaagaagaaaacacaaaccGCCTGCTCTTCGCAGAACATTCTCCGATCATGCAGTTGAGACACACGAGTCCGATCGCAACGCCCATCTACCTGTCCACGAAAAACCCTAAGCGGTCTCTTCTGCATCACCTACACACACGTTTTACCCATATGCAAACCGGCGAGTCTATGCATATTCGATGCAAAGCGATACATCGATATATGGATACACACATTTGTATATGCAATgacacatgtatacatgtgttGATAACCACACTTGTTCATTTGTAGATTTCTttacatatctatatatccatatatctatatacatatatggcATTGAAATGAAGTTACTGTTGAAGAACTTTTGCAGAATTGATCaattttcttttctgcagtTGCTCGAAGCGGTGTCCCCACAGGGCGCCTTCCATCAGGGTTCCTCTCCAAGTTGTCGCCTCCGTCCTGCGGTGTTTTTCGTTTGCTCTTTCTTTGGAAATCCCCGAGGGTTCAGACGCGCACAGCTCTCGGCGTTCTCGAAGCGCCTCCTTAACAATGGAATCTTCTTCAACTTCCGAGACAgcaacagaggagagagacgaacacgACGAAAGACGAaccaggcgacgcgcctcctCAGCCTCCGTCAGCAacgctctctcgccggctGCCGATCCATCTTCATCACTTgcggcctcttctctctcttctgatgcttccccgtcctcgtctgattcttccccgtcctcgtctgattcttccccgtcctcttctgattcttctccctcttcttctgattcttctccctcctcttttatttcttcgccctcctcttctatttcttctgtctctcctgattcttctccttctgtgTCGGTCTCAGCGTCGGcactttctcctcgcccggAAGGTGCCTGTACACTCGCCCGCGTATCGcttttgccttctttctcctctttcgtctctttcttcttgggCTGCACTTTGTTTCTGCGGGGCGCGCTGGAGCGCCTGTGGATCAGCGAATCGATTGTCATCGACGAGAGAACTGTGGAAGCGCTATCaaagtcttctctctccgc
This region of Neospora caninum Liverpool complete genome, chromosome Ia genomic DNA includes:
- a CDS encoding putative leucine rich repeat protein, translated to MASASPRSVLSPGKKQSLSHLTSPSSSAKRNSSLSARLSPLQKSDSLHGRPSASKQDEETKENSLRAAASVRSSLGKATLSTGIPSPLFKKHKGEASLEAKDVNGSFEGKHGKHTSPLRPSPSGVPTPQGASEKRHAQKTGPLSPSPLSFASPASASIATKGGLRKKEAKREQTDAARGDGEGRKVRAPKEKGDVSPKSEKSVPSAEKQTPQARSTHSPGLPLRGVPGERGDTSKTQDAQRVHLTKEGSRDPGQVRAFKAARPEKGEKERTSSNAGRHAVHGGAPPSQDKLKFQSAAPRPASKPRLAPATGSPPVRPSAEKTESTDSAAQRSVPRVALSRRPAAAVPRHPIPHLTLPRIAELAAMSVQTPQAVGEAAKTSKPAGARRGEEKKASRDKAAHADAPEASASALDMATISSLDLSEREAEDVADLACYKSLKRLDLSGNKLTGGLGFLAMNIQLRWLKAARSLLEGGDVLKQALMNLANLVVLDLSSNQITRLEAFAPLKALKTLVLSENQILLSRNRIQEVEKPPKPLTQLKKLSLSDNRLKFPALLELRLNGNSLLSVGTGVTCMSELKILDLGRNQLHRIEGVKALADHLKLNQLNILGNPLMSVASILKEVETQVVATLPNLKIFNAKPLQPRRENPRKVLWKQRQEAARNLARSGEELKAGTETLGDTSARGVKHAEPSGGVCHAKPAKKLSHAGATEETKANEKPQPPLKRAAPSLASASPKKKKL